A stretch of DNA from Manihot esculenta cultivar AM560-2 chromosome 7, M.esculenta_v8, whole genome shotgun sequence:
tagaacccaacactttcgtccctgaggtttaattccgtcaaaattagaGGTCCCTCCGTCAAAAATGCCGTTAGTGATAGGAAAAATGACCGAATTACCCTTTTTAGAACTCAATactttagtccctgaaatttaattcctacaaatttataggtccctctctcaaagaattaaaggaaaaaatacatttttgtccctaagatattacataattaacatatttgtccctctatttttttgaattcaatattttagtccctaaagtttaatttcgtcaaactttaaggaagaaaatctcaaattcaatctccataaataaataaaaattttaataaatttaagattcaaattcagcaaaaataataaaaatcaaaatatataaaatttaaattattaaaaataaaaagttaaaactcaatataaatattttttgtgatgCTGTTCGTCATCGATCACTGCTCgccattttaaaaattcattaaaatgtctctgatattttaaaaaatttactagttagtctttccgttaattttagtcgttaagtgttataaaaaaaaatctaaaatttccaTGATATGGagtgactaattagtaaattttttaataatttgagggactaattaatttttttttctaaactatagggactaaatagtaaaatatttagtgataaaattaatagaagaactaactagtagactttttaaaatgttagggacattttaatatatttttcaaaattgagggacTAAGTAGCGAGTTTTTCCAttctatagggactaaatagtattttttttcattttattattgataagggtatttttgggattatatttattctctttcctttgaccaagtgaaaatcattgacttaacagaaatttttgacggagggaccttgaattttgacggaattaaacctcagggacgaaaatgttgggttctaaaaataAAGGGACGAATCTGTTAATTACGCTATACCTCagagactaaaaagtaattttctcaaaaatatattatttatattaaattaattatttatataaacgggttcgggtagtGGATACTCTGTACATAAAATTTGAATCCGATTCGAACCCGCAAcaggtattatttttaaaacccaaACCCATCTcaaacccgattataactatccaaattcattttattagggTTCAGTCAGATCGGGTACCTAAAAATACCCGATCCGGTTACATCCCTACCTGcaataaaagaaaatcaacAAACAGACTCACAGAAGATGTATGAACGTAATATAATTGCGAATTTATAGtgagaaaacaaaaagaaaatgaaggagGTGggtgagaaaataaattattaaaacatgAATTTAGACATAAAGGAATGGAGAGTACATTATCAAATTATTCACAGTGGTGAATGTTCAGAGAGGAATATCCTCTCAAGTAGATCACAGATATTTCGTGATCCTTCTTGGGTTTCTCTTTGATTTGATTCAGTCCCATTCTTCCATACATATCACGTCATTCTCTCTCTTTCTGAGTTCTGTTTCTCTATGTCTATAGAATCAGTATCAGTATCAGCATCTGTATCTGTATCCGTATTCTCTCTGCAAGATGCTCACTCTGCCCTGCATTTCATGGATTTTGGACCACTTAATATTTCTCTCAACTTTTCACATTCtgattttattttcttggtttCCCACACAatcttaaaagaaaatatttcacTTACATTGTTCAATCTTCTTCATGTCTATAAAATAATGGGAAATTCTAACTTGTATCCATTTTCATTACAATCTCTTTGGTCTAGGCAAAGAATCCATAACCTCTGCCAAAGATCACCCCAAGCATCTCAAGGAAGCCAACCGACTTCAGTAGATAACATAAAAGCTTCAGGGAGATCTTTATGATAGGATTGAAAAATGTGATCCATATAGATCTGaattaattattgaaaaatataaaattcttaCCTATAATTTGATATATACTCAcagttaattaaaaataataataattatgattttaaaaagGACCCACCATATTTTTTCTCGTTGGACCGACGAAAATATAGAGACTAAGATTAAGTGTAATGTTGATTTTATAGGATATGAAATGATTTCCTCATTGGCTTATCAGGGCAAGATCCATATGAAATCTTAGGTGCACAACTGGACAGGTATGcataataatatttcttttgaattttaaaaagagGATGCACATAGTTCTTTATTTTTCCAGAATAGAATCTGTGCTAGTTTTGATCATTGAAAGTACTACGGATTGCAGAGAGGTCTTGAGGATCAATTACCAATTGTTAAAATTCCATTGGGATTCTTTCTTTGATACTCTTACAgcatcaaataaaatataataacattaGAAGCAATAGCATCTCCTACTCATCGCTGACAGTGAGTGATAAACAAGATGGGCTTCTCTAAATTTCATACATTCCTTACTTATTTTTCAAGAAACCAAGTCCCTCAATGCATTGAACAGTTAGGAGTAAGACCCATAACCCCATAAATGAGGCTAAGCTTAGCCACTGATGGCCTTTTCATGCTTGGCCATTCACTTTATAAATGGCTTTGTCCTGCCATTGAACTCTCCCACCATGAATCaaactattttataaaatatattccaATCCCATGCATCAGGATATAATTTTTAAGACATGATAGTTTCAATGAGCACGAAATCCTCTATTAAtcaaaaaacgaaaaaaaaatatattaagcaCAAGAACTTGCAACTTCATTTGTTGCGGATTATGAGTGGGGAATCATCTTTCATTTGTTTCGATTCAGAGCTTTGTACTAGTGCTTGCACATTTGAAGTGCAGTTCCTTGATATAGATTCAGAGAATTGGATTTTCTATGACAAACTTGATTCTAGTGCTAAAAGAAGAAAGCTCAAGTGGATGAGCATCCAACAAGACAAAAACATTCATCTATTCCTTAATTCTCAATCTGCAGAACAGATTTGCAAGCGGCTATTTCTCTTACTTATCTGAACAGGACAAACTACGAAAGCTGCCACACTATAAGCTATTTGGAAGAATATCTCATGCATCCTCAGCAAAAGATGGACAAACTgcatcaaatatatatataaatatatatcactTTCAATCACTTGTATTCCAGTACATATGCACGCGTTTTTGTGTGTGTATATACACAAGGgtggagaagaagaagcaagAAGAGGTTTCCAACTTTGCTAAATACATCAAATTGCAGGACAGCTCAAAATTTGTATTGATTTAACAATTGCTAATGTGATTAAAAACTCACCTTGCTGAATTTTGTGCAACATCAGATTCCAAATGAATGCGACCATTTGAATCTGATGATGTTACTACATGATTCAAAACCCCTGGCTGTTTTAACATGTGTTTTCTTGTACTAGATAACAAATAGAGCTTAAAGCTAAAATTTATATAACCAGTAAACAGTAAGCTACAATGTGGTCCAATTGGTCACTGTCGTCATTTGATGCTTGCCTTTGGAATGGATGATGTGCATGGCCCACCAGATGTCATAAATGGTATGCCCTTAAATGCGGCCACACCCTTGTCATCGGTGAAAAGATTCTGCACCCATGAAATGCTCATGATCAAAAACCATAACGAAAGAATTCATATACTAACTAGATGAGAAGGCTATAATGACACAAGCCATGGCCACAGCATTCATGTGCAGTACAGAGAAACCAGTTCACCCACCCATCAGTACTGTCAAATCTCCTCTTTTAAGAAGACAAGCATTAAAGACAGAAAAAAGTTATTATTCACAAACTATAAAAACAAGACAAACTATAAGTCGTTACTTCCCCGCTGCTACCTTCAAAATTTGTCATATCTACTAAGAACTAGGAAGGAAATATGACTGGTGTAGTccttaattttaacttttggcATGCTCATTGAATCACATCATCTAATTAATTGATATTTACCTGCAGTGGGCCACAGAACCAAACAGAAAACTACAAATGGCCAACTAACGGCAATTCATTCACCCATACTTTTTCTGAGTTCTATGGAACATGATCCTAATTAACAAGAAGATGACTGAGAAGTTTGATAGATAAGGTACAGGTTAAACTGAATAGGCAGACAACATAAAATGAACCCAGCTCATAACAAGAAAAACAAAAGTTCGAACCACATACCGGTGTTATTTTCTCCAACTGCTTCTTTTTTGGATTTAGGACATCTTCTGGCTTACCATCAATCCTGAATGAAAATATTAACAACTATATATTAGACCAAATAGTTTTCAACTTTCAGCAGAAAACCACATAATTTTAAGGAAGGAGGAAGAAATTACAAAACTCTGCCGTTTGGCTATACACATTGTCAGGGCCAAACCCATGCATATGAACCATTTGCATGTGACAGTAAACACCTTACAGCTGTATATTCCTAGTTTTCTAGTCTTAGAATGACACTACATGGCAACAGCCactttaccaaaaaaaaaaatgcaacctTATTGTTCAAATTCAAATGCTTTTCAAAATTAGTGACCAACCAGCAATATTGTTTTCAACAGAAATTGATACTAGCACATCACATGGAAGACGAAATATGCATTTACTATAGAAAATGGCAGCTACTAGCAAGTATTCAACTGGCTATTAGCTATTCAAAAATGTGCTTTCACACTTTCTCCTCCAGTATTTCAGCTATTAAAATTACTCTATTAGCGTTAAGCAACTTCTGTATGCTTACCCTGAAAATGAGACACGTTCTCCTATTTTAGCACCTTCTGGAGGGAGCAGGGGCTCCACCACACTGTGATCCTCATTAGAAGCACACAGGACCTGAAAAAATTAGAAAGCAAACACCTGACGCACTAAATTCATTCCTTGGGACTCTTATGTTAACTAAGTTAATTTGGTACAAATTGAATAACCGATCACAGCAAACTAGAATATCTAGGACCTTTGGCAACAAGAAAGAGGAAAtgaacaaagcatacacatggACACTGCCAATATTCACGAGATGGAATCAATTAGCATCACCACCATGTGgttataattaaaatcaataagATCGACGACTTTCTTTTCCAAAATGactaaattttattgatataaatGACCTAACAAGCACAAAATAAATCATTTGACCATTTTCACAATAATCAGTCCACATAAGAAGCACAAAAATTTCGACATGACACTATTACAATAGCAGAATTATCCTACTAGCAAGACACAGATCCTATTGTTGCTTGTTTTACTCTTTAGTCACGAGATTTATAAGAAAATTGTTGAAAACAAAAGCAGTAATTCAATTAAACCATAAGGTTTCACTGAATATAAAGAACATCATTACTTGATTCATACAACAATAAAAATGCATAGAAAACTTACCAGTCCTTCTGACATCACATCTCGTAGCTTTCCAGGTTTTACATTTGTTATCAGCACAACACGACGATTCTTTATAGAAAATGCAAATACCAAATACAGCATTAGCAACTGGACTTCGGTATTTGAATAAATCCCAAAAAGTAAACAAAAAATAGTTACACAAAAAAGAACTAGTATAGCTTATTTATTTCCAATAAACTACATAATCATACCGTCAACTCATCTGGACTGTAATACTTTGCCAAACCACTGACCACCTGCCTCAATTTTGCATCCCCAACATCTATCTCCTCAACCAATAAACTGAATCAACAACCAAGATTAAAAATGTCACAAATAGTTTCTATCAGACATGCCACGTTGCATAAATTAAGATACTTGAAATTTAAATCTAGGGCTATTGGACAAAAAAATCCAAATGTCTATGGTAATTCACGTTTATATTCAATACTTTAAATCTTGGATGTTAAAACTAAACCTTTTCAATTTGTCACAATTATAACTAAGAGGACTAAATGTCACAATTATAGCTAAGAGGACTAAATTGAATTTGTATAAGTTAATGATAAATTACAATATAGTCCCTAAAGttctatttgaataataaaatagtctttaaatacatattttttttacaataatatctttttttattaatctcattATTCACTCCctattttcacttttatataatatcgtaaacattaataaaaacttaaaatataaaaaaataaaactttacaatttaaaacatataatattttggtttatacttttatttagaataatattaatataaaataaagtttttcaaatataaaaaagtatacacataatttataatattgaatataaaaattcaatgaaatattttaatatatattatttatatgtgatgtcttatataatagaaatttatttgtaataaatatttattcaatacaatatatttaatattacatataataaatataaaatatatttgatttcaattacaaaatttaaattaaaggattatatattttattaataatatgaaaCCTTAAGGACTATAgtgtaatttatcattaatttttctatattcaaTTCAGTCCTTTTGGCTATAATTGTGACAAATTGAAAAGTTTTGATTTTACCGTCCTAGATATAAAGTGTTGAATATAAATGTGAATTATCATAAACGTTTGGATTTTTTTGTCCAATACCCCCTTAAATCTATGATGACCAGGATCGCAGTGGAACAGCTTTTCTAATGACTATATTGAACACTTAgaggagaagaatgagaagtTGTCAGCTTACCTATCAGCAGATGGATGTTTCGATGCTTTGCGAATAAGGCCAACCTGTATGTTCAGCAAACTAACACTTAGTTCTTTATCTTTCTCAGCAGGTTCCTTTTCAGACGGTTTCTTTTTCTCTGGCACAGGTTCCTTATTTTCTGTAACCTTTTTCTGTAAGGTACAAAAAACCATAGAAATGTTAATGCACAAGACTGTAACGTGATCAAAAGACAAAAGtaattagaataataaaatacccCAAGTCATGCATCTAAAATTTCGCAGCTTCACCATACACTGGCATGTATATACACTGTACTTTACATGCGTGTGTGTGTGTTTCAATATGATCAAATGCTTAAGAATTGGCAATGGCATTTCAGTTCCTACAACTACAAAAGCTTCAAATAGATTATTTGCCTAGGAATATAAAGGCTTAGACAGCTAATAACTCTCTGATAGGCTATGATTTTCAACATTAACTTCTGAATTCTACAACTATTATCAGCATATTTCTGAACCTCTTGGCATTCTTCAGAATGACAAACATGGATGAATATAATTCTATTATTACAAAACTGAAAAAAGAAAGCTCATAAAATATCAGCACTatgtatcagaaaatggaacAGAAAAAGATTTACCCCAGCAACATTTTTCTTTGTACTCTGTCTGCTTCTGATTTTTCTGTGTTCTTTGTGCTTTCAAGAGTCTTTTTTGCATTTGAATCCACTTCAACTTTAGCCATACCCTTTGTACCCTGCAACTAAATAAACAAAGAATAATAGGAACTCAACCAAAAGAATGATCCAAAAGTAATTAATACATTTGGATAAGAGAAGGGGGAGGGGAGAAGAACAAGGTTGTCTCAACAAAAGATGGCTTACAACTGCCAAAAAATGCTTTAATCCATTCAAACGAAAAAATTGCCATTAAACAACTAGTAGAAGCAGGACTATTTCCATCCCCATGATGCAGATCAAATAATGTAAAATCAATGACCCCTTTTCTCCTTAAACTTTAGGTTTCATTTTGTGAAATGTGTAGCAACCAACATATCCCAAATACTTTTCAACATTCTAATCCTTCTTGCCTCAGGGTTAGTAAGGCAAATGAAACAGataaaaacaatataataatACAAGATAGCTCACCAG
This window harbors:
- the LOC110619096 gene encoding aminoacyl tRNA synthase complex-interacting multifunctional protein 1 — protein: MAPIDESITLKRKQVIASALVKHLSLDPGTSLGVSGKDDIMSLYTKILKSSGKPFLQKENEEVMKWIEFAESFPVDCQACLDALTGFNQDLAQKSILLGNGTTPSEADVIVFSVIHSSVIGLSHLEREKLTHVMRWMDYIQHKEEFADLFEKILLKKPAFEFLKKVTENKEPVPEKKKPSEKEPAEKDKELSVSLLNIQVGLIRKASKHPSADSLLVEEIDVGDAKLRQVVSGLAKYYSPDELTNRRVVLITNVKPGKLRDVMSEGLVLCASNEDHSVVEPLLPPEGAKIGERVSFSGIDGKPEDVLNPKKKQLEKITPNLFTDDKGVAAFKGIPFMTSGGPCTSSIPKASIK